The proteins below are encoded in one region of Paramormyrops kingsleyae isolate MSU_618 unplaced genomic scaffold, PKINGS_0.4 ups342, whole genome shotgun sequence:
- the LOC140587554 gene encoding glutaminase kidney isoform, mitochondrial-like isoform X3 codes for MRRKAGILPSLEDLLFYTIAEGQEKIPAHKFITALKATGLRTGDPRLKECMEMLKVSLKSTSDGVMLDRHLFKKCVQSNIVLLTQAFRKKFVIPDFLSFTSHIDKLYESAKNLSGGQVADYIPQLAKFSPDLWAVSLCTVDGQRYTVGDTKVPFCLQSCVKPLKYAIAVHDHGTEYVHRFIAKEPSGLRFNKLFLNEDDKPHNPMVNAGAIVCTSLIKQGASNAEKFDYVMNFLNKMAGNEYVGFSNATFQSERESGDRNFAIGYYLKEKKCFPEGTDMTSILDFYFQLCSIEVTCESASVMAATLANGGFCPITGERVLSPEAVRNTLSLMHSCGMYDFSGQFAFHVGLPSKSGVAGGILLVVPNVMGIMCWSPPLDKLGNSVRGIQFCTVGGREHTGHALGGGIMVFR; via the exons GCCCTGAAGGCTACGGGTTTACGGACCGGAGATCCACGGCTGAAGGAGTGTATGGAGATGCTGAAGGTCTCCCTGAAATCCACGTCCGATGGCGTCATGCTCGACCGGCACCTCTTCAAAAA GTGTGTTCAGAGCAACATTGTCCTGCTCACCCAGGCTTTCCGCAAGAAGTTTGTCATCCCTGACTTTCTGTCCTTCACGTCGCACATCGATAAGCTCTACGAGAGTGCCAAGAATCTGTCCGGAGGACAG GTGGCGGACTACATTCCCCAGCTTGCTAAGTTCAGCCCCGATCTGTGGGCTGTGTCGCTCTGCACAGTTGATGGTCAGAG GTACACAGTGGGTGACACCAAAGTGCCCTTTTGCCTGCAGTCATGCGTGAAGCCGCTGAAGTATGCCATTGCTGTGCACGACCATGGCACGGAATACGTTCACCGCTTCATCGCCAAGGAGCCTAGTGGCCTGCGCTTCAACAAGCTGTTTCTCAATGAGGATG ACAAGCCCCATAACCCCATGGTGAACGCTGGCGCCATCGTGTGTACGTCCTTAATCAAG CAAGGAGCAAGTAATGCTGAGAAGTTTGACTAT GTCATGAACTTCTTGAACAAAATGGCAGGAAACGAGTATGTGGGCTTCAGCAATGCCAC ATTCCAGTCAGAGCGCGAATCTGGAGACAGAAACTTTGCCATCGGCTACTACCTGAAGGAGAAGAAG TGTTTCCCAGAAGGCACAGATATGACCTCCATCCTGGACTTCTACTTCCag CTCTGCTCCATCGAGGTGACCTGCGAAAGCGCCAGCGTCATGGCTGCCACACTGGCCAATGGTGGCTTCTGTCCCATCACGGGCGAGCGTGTGCTCAGCCCCGAGGCCGTGCGCAACACACTGAGCCTCATGCACTCCTGTGGCATGTATGACTTCTCTGGCCAGTTTGCCTTCCAC GTGGGGCTGCCATCCAAATCTGGTGTGGCAGGGGGAATCCTCCTGGTGGTGCCCAATGTCATGGGAATCATGTGTTGGTCCCCCCCTCTGGACAAGCTGGGCAATAGCGTGCGGGGCATCCAATTCTGCACGGTAGGTGGGAGGGAGCATACAGGCCATGCTCTTGGGGGGGGGATAATGGTGTTTAGGTAG